DNA sequence from the Tenacibaculum mesophilum genome:
TTGCTAAAACGTTCTTTTAATTGTTTTATGTGTTCATTAGCTCTGTTTACCTGACTTTTAGCTTGATGAATAGGTAACTCAACACACAACGTAGGTAAACCAGTTTTAGCACACAAAGTAGAGGTAACTGCACTATCAATACCACCAGAAATTCCTACAACAAAACCATTCACTTTTGCATTAGTAGCGTAATCTTTTAACCAATTTATAATGTGTTCAGCAACCTTAGGAGTATTCATTTTTGTGATATTTTAAGAGTTTACAGTTAAGAGGTAAAAACTAATTTAGTAATTTCGACGTTGTAATTTAGAATGTAAATATACTAAAGTTCATGAGAAAAATTTTAGCACTAGTTGCCTTAGTTTTTATAAGTTTTTCATGTAAAAACGAAGAAAGTAATAAGTTAGATGTTGATGTATCTAATATTAGTGTAAATGTCAATTTAGAACGTTTTGATGTTGACTTTTATACAACTAAAACAAACGAGCTTACTAAGACAAAAGAAAAGTACCCGATGCTTTTCCCTCCACAACCTGATAGTGTTTGGATAAATAAGATTAATAATAAAGATGAGCAAGAATTATTTACTGAAACTCAAAAGGTTTTTTCTGATGTCGAAGAAGAAAAGGAGCAGTTAATATCATTATTTAAACATGTAAAATATTATAATCCAAGGTTTGTTAGTCCGAAAGTGATTACCATGCTAACAAATATTGATTATAATAACAGAATTGTATATACAGATAGTTTGTTGTTGGTTTCTTTAGATGCTTATTTAGGTGAAAAACATGAGTTTTATAATGATTATCCAGCTTATGTAAAACAAAATAATACTAAAAAGCACATCGTAGTTGACGTTGCCAAGGCTATAGTAGGTAAACAAATGCTACCTAGTATGGCAAGGAGTTTCATAGATAAAATGATTTATCGAGGAAAAAAAATGTATTTGCTAGATGCTTATTTACCTAACGTAGCCGATGCTGTAAAAATAGGGTATTCACAAAAAAAACTAGAGTGGGCAGAGAGTAATGAAGAACAAATATGGATGTATTTTATAGAAAAAGATTTGTTGTACAGTACTAGTAAAGATGTAGATAAACGCTTTTTAGATTTAGCTCCTTTTTCTAAGTTTTATATGGAAGAAGATAGTCAATCTCCAGGAAGAATAGGAGAGTGGATTGGTTGGCAAATCGTAAGTTCGTACATGCAAAAGAATGATGTATCTTTGCATCAATTATTACAAACGAGTGAAGAGGAGATTTTCAAAAACTCAAGATATAAACCAAAAAGATAATGGCGATAGAACATACATCAAAAATAACATTTAAAGTAGGGCTAGACGAAAATAGAATTCCAGAAGAAATTACTTGGAATGCAGAAGACGGAGGTATAAAAGATGAAGCTTCAAAAGCAATTATGCTATCTGTTTGGGATCATAAACAAAAAGATACGTTACGTATGGATTTATGGACTAAAGATATGCCTGTAGATGAAATGAAGCAGTTTTTTCATCAAACCTTAGTGTCTATGGCAAACTCTTTTGAAAGAGCTACAAATGATGAAAAAATGAGTGCTACCATGCGCGATTTTTGCGACTACTTTGCTGAAAAGCTTGAGTTAATTCAGAAATAAAAAAAAGCAGCTTTAAAAGCTGCTTTTTTTTATGCGTTGTAATTTTTTATCTTATTAATAATTGTTTCATAATCATTAGAATTGTTTACAAAATCTAAATCAGAAACATCAACAATTAGGATGTTTAAATCAGGTTGTGTTTTAATGAAATTACTGTAACCATCATGGATTTTTTGTAAATAACTTGCTTCTATATTTTGTTCGTAATCGCGCCCGCGTTTTTTAATGTTTTCTAATAAACGCTCAGTATTTTGATATAAGTACACATATAAATCAGGCTTTGTGATTTCTTTGTACATTAAATCAAACATTTTTCTGTACAATTTATACTCATCACTATGTAAAGTAATTTGAGCAAAAATAAGTGATTTAAAAATGTAGTAATCTGAAACAATAAAATTTTTAAATAAATCGAACTGTGCTAAATCATCAGAAAGCTGTTGGTAACGATCTGCTAAAAAACTCATTTCTAAAGGAAAAGCATAGCGTTCATTGTCGTTATAAAACTTTGGTAAAAACGGATTGTCCGCAAAACGTTCTAAGACAATTTTTGCATTAAATTCATCAGACATCATATTGGCTAATGATGTTTTTCCGGCACCAATATTACCTTCAATAGCTATATAATTATACTTTTCGGTAATAGGAATTGGCCTTTCTAATTTTACATCTAACTTGATAATTTCAGAAGTGTCTGCGCAGTTTTCTAAACAAATGTATAAATGCTTTTTTTCAATTGGATGAATAACATTACGAGCAATTTGAACCAAAGGAACTAAAGCAAATTTACGATCTAACATTCGTGGATGTGGAACAATTAAGGTTTTTGAAAATATAATTTCATCATCAAATAATAAAATATCCAAATCAATCAATCTGTCAGAATATTCTTCAGCATTTTTTCTAGTTCTTCCAAGCTCTTTCTCGATATAGAGTAACCTAAGTATTAATTGTTCAGGAGGTAAATATGTTGAAACTTTAAT
Encoded proteins:
- the gldB gene encoding gliding motility lipoprotein GldB is translated as MRKILALVALVFISFSCKNEESNKLDVDVSNISVNVNLERFDVDFYTTKTNELTKTKEKYPMLFPPQPDSVWINKINNKDEQELFTETQKVFSDVEEEKEQLISLFKHVKYYNPRFVSPKVITMLTNIDYNNRIVYTDSLLLVSLDAYLGEKHEFYNDYPAYVKQNNTKKHIVVDVAKAIVGKQMLPSMARSFIDKMIYRGKKMYLLDAYLPNVADAVKIGYSQKKLEWAESNEEQIWMYFIEKDLLYSTSKDVDKRFLDLAPFSKFYMEEDSQSPGRIGEWIGWQIVSSYMQKNDVSLHQLLQTSEEEIFKNSRYKPKR
- the gldC gene encoding gliding motility protein GldC — encoded protein: MAIEHTSKITFKVGLDENRIPEEITWNAEDGGIKDEASKAIMLSVWDHKQKDTLRMDLWTKDMPVDEMKQFFHQTLVSMANSFERATNDEKMSATMRDFCDYFAEKLELIQK
- the folK gene encoding 2-amino-4-hydroxy-6-hydroxymethyldihydropteridine diphosphokinase; protein product: MKIQRITYISIGTNQGDKLANIQKAINLIADKVGAVLKVASVYETASWGFDSNNFYNTCIKVSTYLPPEQLILRLLYIEKELGRTRKNAEEYSDRLIDLDILLFDDEIIFSKTLIVPHPRMLDRKFALVPLVQIARNVIHPIEKKHLYICLENCADTSEIIKLDVKLERPIPITEKYNYIAIEGNIGAGKTSLANMMSDEFNAKIVLERFADNPFLPKFYNDNERYAFPLEMSFLADRYQQLSDDLAQFDLFKNFIVSDYYIFKSLIFAQITLHSDEYKLYRKMFDLMYKEITKPDLYVYLYQNTERLLENIKKRGRDYEQNIEASYLQKIHDGYSNFIKTQPDLNILIVDVSDLDFVNNSNDYETIINKIKNYNA